The sequence ttattattattcggctattattattattattattattagcattagtATTTGTATTAGTATTCTATCCAGACACTCAACagaagtgttgttgttgttttttgactgGTGGAGAGTGAAGCAAATCCACCGGGACTTACCAGCATCAGGctagtggctgctgctagctagcCTGCTAATGTTGTTGTGTCCTGTTTTCACAGCATTCATCATAGCTTTATTGCTGGCTTAGCTAGCTGCGTTAGCCTCCATTTTCTCTGCTTCAGAGGAACAActcttcttcatttcttcctcatTCAGGGTGGGAGGGGCTTATCCCAGGGGCCAGTGGGAAGAAATTACTTTTCGGCAGACCAGACTCGTCACACACTTTTtgcgggtgtttttttttttttatttgagcaaaATAAGCCACCGTATCCTAATGTGTTCAAATACAGTTTTATTCGGATGTAATGTGGCAGATTGGCAAGTGATTTCAGGTGGCTGCTGGGcagccaaaataaaagtaagaagaagaaaaatgccGTCTTTAATCAGGGAAGTAGATCCATAGTTCATTACTACGCATGCAGATTTCTATTAGTGttcaaacaaatgcacacaggattaactgaacaataaaaaaaagaaaaaatccaaCCCTCTTAATCTCATGAACTAGTCTTAtttggtaaaaagaaaaaaccacACACtctagaataaaaataaagatgtgagGCAGTGTATTTTAATTGATGTGAACACTCTGAAGTGACCTGGGTGCAAAGTCAGCCACAAACTCGTGTCAGAAACACTTTGGGTGTGTTTTAACTGGGGGCGCTTTGGTTCGTCTTGCTTCTCCAGTTACATTCACTGTGCTGTCCATAAATACTGTACAAAATGTGCtttaacataaaacaataactccCCGTTAGTGGATTCCCAGCGCTTGAGAAGGACGCCATAAAGATTTGTTAAATGACACACAGTATGCACTTTAAATTACTGGCAcgatgttaaataaaaaataaattagatctTGCAGCTGGTGCGTGGAGGCAGATTCAGGTCCAGACtcatctttaaaatgtcttttaaagTCAAAAGAAGACGGGTTCTTATCCAAGAAAAGTATTTCCATTTGCCTTGAGCTGAATCTCAACGCTTTCTGACAAAGGTAGAAGCATTGAACCAGCGCTGCATCAGTTCTGAAGAACTTCTGTGCTTTTGAAACTTGAAAAtgaaccaacccccccccccccctctagagaCGCATCGAAGGACAGACGGTCCTCTCAGCAGAGCTTTCTGTTCTGCCTCCATGTTCGCTGCCTGTCATATCGCTACTTGTCCAGCTCCAGTAGATGACGCTGTTTGACCCGGTTTGATGCAGCGCGTCGCTCCTAAAGCCGGCAGGTCTGGTATTTACTGTGCGGGGAGGGGCTGAGCTCGTAGAAGAGGACGTAGGCATTGCTGCTGCGGACTTGGCTGGAGGACACCGGGCTCACCCTGCAAAGAACACGACAGagggacattttatttcatcaaacgAGGGCGCGAAGACGACCGCAGGGACTCCCCACTGAGTAACGTGAACGCCGCCTGAGGCCGTGTGAATCCAGCACCGCCATCGTTCAGTCTGAAATACCTCGAATCGTTGTAGCTGTACCACTCCCCCAGCGCCGGATGCCTGCAGTACGCCGTGTAGTGGCCCCCCAAAGCGCTTCCCAAGTGGTTGGACACGGCGTACAGGTTATACACAGCGTGCTCTGCAGGGCGAGAACCAACACTGACGCGTCGAATCCCAcgagctcctccctcctcggCTAAACACTCACCGCCGCTCTCCGTGGCAAACTCCCGCAGGTCCAGCTCTTTGAGAGGGAAGTTGACGTACGTGGAGAGCTTGCTGGCTCGGATTTTGGAATCTGAAAAGCGCTTCAGGTCTGACGGGGACAAGCGAGTCAAGGAGAAGAAACTGGTTGGAGCGCGAAGCGAGAAATTACTCGCTGATTGAGTCCGTCTTAATCTCAAGTGCATCTGCAAGTGCCAAAACAAAGGGTGGAAAGGAAAGGGGGAAAGGATACGGAGCACGAGGATCTGAGGGAACTTCTGAACGCTGAATCTTTTGGTGCATCTCCTCCTGGCTTTGCATCTGTCGCATGTCTGAGGATATGGATCAGAacgtgagctgctgctggataaTCCATAAATCCGTTTTACGAAAGAAAGCCGCCTTTCTTTAAGCCTCTTTACCGGTTTCTCCTCTCCGTCCAACACGTCCTCCTTCGTGAAGAGCCTCAGGCAGTCTTTGAGAGTCACTTCGCCCGAGTTcttctgcagagacacagagcaaAGACTTATGAATCTATCTAGAAGGACGTTTCTGGAGTTGAGCTCCAGGATTAGGTGGCGTGTACTTAATTCTGCATGAGGCGGAATCCGAATTCGCCAAACCTCAGCGTTGCCGAGCGTTCGACTTTTTCCACTGCGGCCAAAACGTTCTTAGCGAAATGGTTGCCTGGACCTTTCCGAGCCGCTGTACCTGTGCAACGGGTATCGACAGGTCCCAGAATGGATCGAACATGGTGGACCGGGAGCCGCAGACGGTGCAGGTCACAGAGCTTTTCAGCTGCCCCACAAACAGATCTGGAGGCGAAGACGCATTTTAATGCTGGCGTGAACAGGACGGCACGAGTTTATACCGCGGGCCGATCCGGACACACACCGACGACTTTGCTGTCCTCTCTCTCCAGGTACACGCTCCACATCCGCCGGCCCTTTTCGTCGTCCCTGTGGATGAAACGGAGCGGCCGAGTGAAATGCTGACATGTGCATAGTCTCAAAGCTGCAAACAAAGATTCCTGCTCAGGTATGGATCACAGAGTCCTTGAACATATTTGAGGCGTCATTTCTACTAACAGAATAATTTAatctttaactcattcagtgccatttacgtctaaagacgttgttttttttgtaacccaaacattcaccgACAACCCTGAggttgaaatctgcctctctccagcgtccaataactccggaatgaaaaatggtaggaacgcacttcctttTCCCGATGAGAgcagagactttaatctttcatttggttggtTACATGTTTGCACATAGCTGAGCGGAAAcgggctggcactcaatgagttaaaaatcTTGTATAAATGACACACTGATGAGGACATTAGCGCTGCAGCCTTATCGAGCGGCGGCGGTGAAGTGTCACTGATAACAGGTTGTCAGTGACTTATTGGGACTTGAAGCGATAAgcacgggggggaggggggggggggttcttacgAGAGGTGGTCAAAGTCCTCCACCGACAGCGTGGGGCGGGCCGTCACTCGGTTCACCTCGTTATGGAGACCGTCCAATAGGAAGCGCAGGAACTCCTGAGCGTCCTGTTGACTGGAGAAACGCACAAAAGACAACTTGTTAATTTCATGGACAGGATAGGACAAGTCTTCACGGCGAGGACTCACTTGCAGCCATAAAACTTGGGGGCGTATCTCTGGATCTGGCTCCGGAAGTCAGACGGGCTGACGGCCTCGTGGTTCACCGCCGTCCACAGGCTCTGGGTCAGCTTGGCGAACTCTGAGACAGGAAACGATGAGAACAGGATCATGGGAGTTCAGTCACAGACACAGCAACGGTCAATCTTTAGCGCAGGTTCGCGGGGTCAGATTTTATAGCGTCGTCTCCTGACATTCGCTCAGGTGGCGTCACCTGAGCCGTCCCACGCACGAAAGACAAGGCACTCTGGAACAGCTGCAAAGAGGACTTTAAGTTCTCTTTACTAGTTCGGCTTAAATTCACTctaaaaaaatacttaaataaaaACTTCAAATCTCGGCGAGGCAATTCCTTTTGCATTATTTCCACAACAGCATCCGACAGATAATATAAATACGAGTCCTGGTACTTATTAGGCTTTATTTCCTAAATGTTATAactcattttatatatattttattactcTAACATGGTTTATTATGTTCTAGCTTCCGAGGCAAGCAGCCAAAAGAGTTGAAACGGACAATAAAGTGTCAAACGACCGACATTTGAGCCATGAAGTCGTTCTCCGGACGGAACGCCAGGAAGGCGCGGCGCTCGCCGCTCACCTTCCATGAGAGCGCCGTTGTTCCGGCTGCTGCTGGCGAGCTCCGAGCGGTGGACGTTCCTCAGGCAGTAATCTCTCAGCTCCAGGGTGTTACTCAGACACTGCAGGATGGAGTTCATGAAGCACTGGAATCACAAACGGACGAATGAATCAAAGGGCCCGGGCCGAACGGGCGAACGGTCCAGGAGGACTCACGGTGTTTCCCAGGTTCCTCAGTCCCACCAGGCCTCGAGGGCTCTTGTTCTAGTCAGAGGAAAGAAATGTGAAAGGCCACAtataaaagagaagagaaattaTTCCAGCGGCTGTCGAGAATATTTGAAGGTGTTAGAAGGACACGTTCGGGATCATTTGCTGTTCCGGCACGCCGTTCATCCAGAAATGCTGCGTGACATCAACCCCGCGACCTCCCGCCAGCACGGATAAGCGCCATTTCCTCAGAACGTCCCGTACCATCCGACGGTCACGCCGTCAGCAGGgcggagaaccccccccccctcccccaaacaAACACGTGTCTCTGAGCAGAAGCTCGACAGAACTGCCGTTGACCGGATCCCAGGAGTCGCacggcgccgccgccggagGCAGGAATCAGCTGGATTAGTGCGTGACGGGTCTGCTGGCGACGGCAGCGCTGCCATTAATCGTCTCTGTGAATCCGGCTGACGCAGGATCCTGAATTTCCCTGCACGAATCTGCTGATTGCGCCTCTTTTAGGTCGGGACTGCTGATGCACTCCATGTATGGCGGTGGAATTCCAACGCCCGTTGCATTTTATCACCGCCAGGGGGAAACGGCGAGCGCGAAGTGGGCGTCGGCCGTCCCAGCTGTGGGCAAAGGCGAAACTCTGAGCCGCGGATCAAAAGACGTGCGAAACATCTGGATGGCTTTACTACTGggccgtgacctttgacctgacaGCCACAGATGTGGGCTTTAACACCTTCTACCGTGTCGATGGCTGTTCTTCACATCGCCACATTGCCTTGATGTAgcgttttttttctgcatgatCGTGAGGGAACAGACGGACGCCGCCGGTATCCGAGCATTAGCGGGTGACGCGCTGACCCGCAGCTCACCCCGAGCTCACCCCGAGCCAGGGAACACGGCGGCGGTGTAACATGACGACCCAGTCAGAGGCGTCCGTCAATGCGTGACGCCTCCGCTGACGGAAGACGAGCCGCAAGTGGAAAGAACAGCGTCCAGACGGCGGCGCAGAGCGTAAACCGAGCAACGACGTCAGTGACCTGCACTCGCCGACCGGCGGCGCTCACATAGCACGATGAGCGCCGCGTTCAGAAATAGGGCTGTGAGGTTACGAGCTCGTACCCCGTTTATTTGCGTCCgctctgtgtgccccccccccccccccccattttctccTCCGTGTGGCGAAGCTTCATGATCTTCTGCTCTCGTGTGAATTCTGACCCGCCGGGCTCGGCGCGTCTCCACATCTAATATAaaacccattctgaacgctcgCCGCCAGCTGGCAGGACGTCGGGGAGGCGGACGGAGCCGTGCGCGTCCCCGGTCAAGGTCACGCAacgtgggggggaggggggggggggcgctcggTGCCAGCCAACGTGCTGCGTGAACGGAACCGGGACCATCTGTTAGGAGGATCATCTTTACGGCGCAGAAATGGTTTCTGCAGTTTAAAGAGTAAAAACAGGAACGCCAGTTCAAATATATCGAATCGATTAGCTGCCCGTCTCAGTCTTATAATAAAGGTGTCGTTTTTGG comes from Brachionichthys hirsutus isolate HB-005 unplaced genomic scaffold, CSIRO-AGI_Bhir_v1 contig_927, whole genome shotgun sequence and encodes:
- the LOC137916334 gene encoding ubiquitin carboxyl-terminal hydrolase 2-like isoform X2, with product MPSQRHSYTVTIPEEPAALPLDKYGLQRKSPPLSRSKLVSTFMGLIINEAKKNKSPRGLVGLRNLGNTCFMNSILQCLSNTLELRDYCLRNVHRSELASSSRNNGALMEEFAKLTQSLWTAVNHEAVSPSDFRSQIQRYAPKFYGCNQQDAQEFLRFLLDGLHNEVNRVTARPTLSVEDFDHLSDDEKGRRMWSVYLEREDSKVVDLFVGQLKSSVTCTVCGSRSTMFDPFWDLSIPVAQNSGEVTLKDCLRLFTKEDVLDGEEKPTCDRCKARRRCTKRFSVQKFPQILVLHLKRFSDSKIRASKLSTYVNFPLKELDLREFATESGEHAVYNLYAVSNHLGSALGGHYTAYCRHPALGEWYSYNDSRVSPVSSSQVRSSNAYVLFYELSPSPHSKYQTCRL
- the LOC137916334 gene encoding ubiquitin carboxyl-terminal hydrolase 2-like isoform X1 is translated as MPSQRHSYTVTIPEEPAALPLDKYGLQRKSPPLSRSKLVSTFMGLIINEAKKNKSPRGLVGLRNLGNTCFMNSILQCLSNTLELRDYCLRNVHRSELASSSRNNGALMEEFAKLTQSLWTAVNHEAVSPSDFRSQIQRYAPKFYGCNQQDAQEFLRFLLDGLHNEVNRVTARPTLSVEDFDHLSDDEKGRRMWSVYLEREDSKVVDLFVGQLKSSVTCTVCGSRSTMFDPFWDLSIPVAQKNSGEVTLKDCLRLFTKEDVLDGEEKPTCDRCKARRRCTKRFSVQKFPQILVLHLKRFSDSKIRASKLSTYVNFPLKELDLREFATESGEHAVYNLYAVSNHLGSALGGHYTAYCRHPALGEWYSYNDSRVSPVSSSQVRSSNAYVLFYELSPSPHSKYQTCRL